In Papaver somniferum cultivar HN1 unplaced genomic scaffold, ASM357369v1 unplaced-scaffold_97, whole genome shotgun sequence, a single genomic region encodes these proteins:
- the LOC113346172 gene encoding kinesin-like protein KIN-14N: protein MLFSIWLEYWLKESTKLDERRYPNVVAKRVPTQQEIDALDRATKFMKSLPDFIESCFCKALERTHLVTRSTFPIPKHFQETITRPNEETVTQQNEETVTQKDEETVTHEEIVTLKDEEGGKYIVKYKYKSKSFQGGWSGFVKNHDLRVGDAVVFNQIDRFVFDVYMFRARDKSENVVCQHQCKSKCAADKASTSTSFTEARESICPEAMSLRTELEELKQKLLEMAQDRDRLLLQVNSLSYAVKYNGESSVQESKNLLIKTLERDLADVRGKLQVSSKKNMEVQSELESRNKLVDTLKEKLVEAEKLRIKLQNKILELKGNIRVFCRVRPPVHDDGKQIKISYPKSVEEKGHAIHLSKNGYLHKFAFDRVFDPKAKQEDIFVDVSELVQSALDGKKVCIFAYGQTGSGKTYTMIGGLDQKDKEEKGIIPRSVEQIFQYFQSVKTKGWKYNLKVTVLEIYKEQIHDLLDPKSGEQKKYIISHGKDGKAVVPHLAEEDIYGPEQFISLLKQVSERRCTEHTLMNEQSSRSHLVLTLNISRVTESSQVHGFLNMIDLAGNENLKESGAIRDRAEEAKAINKSLSAFTGVIQALV, encoded by the exons ATGCTTTTTTCAATTTGGTTGGAGTATTGGCTTAAAGAGAGTACCAAACTAGACGAGAGGAGATATCCTAATGTTGT AGCAAAGAGAGTTCCTACCCAACAAGAAATAGATGCACTGGACCGTGCCACTAAATTCATGAAATCGCTACCTGACTTTATAGAAAGCTGTTTTTGTAAGGCGCTAGAGCGAACTCATTTGGTGACACGCtcaactttt CCTATACCAAAGCATTTCCAAGAGACGATCACACGACCAAACGAAGAGACGGTCACACAACAAAACGAAGAGACGGTCACACAAAAAGACGAAGAGACGGTCACACACGAAGAGATTGTCACACTTAAAGATGAAGAAGGTGGAAAGTATATAGTCAAGTATAAGTACAAATCTAAAAGTTTTCAAGGTGGATGGTCTGGTTTTGTCAAGAACCATGACTTACGGGTTGGTGATGCCGTGGTCTTCAACCAAATAGACAGATTTGTTTTTGATGTTTACATGTTCCGTGCTAGAGACAAATCAGAAAATGTGGTTTGTCAGCACCAATGTAAGAGCAAATGTGCTGCTGATAAG GCCTCTACCTCTACTTCTTTTACTGAGGCGAGGGAATCCATTTGTCCTGAAGctatgagtctgaggacagagTTGGAAGAGCTGAAACAAAAATTACTAGAGATGGCTCAAGATCGAGACCGCTTGCTGTTACAAGTTAACAGTTTATCATATGCTGTCAAGTACAATGGCGAATCATCTGTACAG GAGTCGAAAAATTTACTGATTAAGACATTGGAGCGTGATCTAGCTGATGTCAGAGGAAAATTGCAG GTATCTTCCAAGAAGAATATGGAGGTACAGTCTGAACTGGAGTCACGAAATAAGCTTGTGGACACCCTCAAAGAAAAGCTTGTTGAGGCAGAGAAGCTAAGAATAAAGCTTCAAAACAAGATATTG GAACTCAAAGGAAACATTCGTGTTTTCTGCAGGGTACGACCTCCTGTACATGATGAtggtaaacaaataaaaatctcatATCCCAAATCAGTGGAAGAGAAAGGCCACGCCATCCATTTGTCCAAAAATG GTTATTTGCATAAATTTGCGTTCGACAGAGTATTCGATCCCAAGGCAAAACAAGAAGATATTTTTGTGGATGTATCTGAGTTGGTGCAGAGTGCGCTTGACGGGAAGAAG GTCTGCATATTCGCGTATGGCCAGACTGGTTCTGGTAAAACATACACCATGATTGGTGGCTTAGATcagaaagataaagaagaaaaaggaataaTACCTCGTTCAGTGGAGCAGATATTTCAATACTTCCAGTCTGTAAAGACCAAGGGATGGAAGTATAACCTCAAG GTAACGGTGCTGGAAATATACAAGGAACAAATCCATGATCTGCTGGATCCGAAAAGTGGCGAGCAAAAGAAGTACATAATTAGTCATGGCAAAGATGGAAAAGCAGTAGTTCCCCACCTCGCTGAAGAAGATATTTATGGGCCAGAACAATTTATCTCCCTTCTGAAACAGGTTTCCGAAAGGAG ATGTACGGAACATACATTGATGAATGAACAATCCTCAAGAAGTCATCTTGTCTTGACCCTCAACATATCTCGAGTTACCGAG AGTTCCCAAGTGCACGGCTTCCTGAATATGATAGATTTAGCCGGCAACGAAAACCTCAAAGAGAGCGGCGCAATTAGGGACCGTGCAGAAGAAGCAAAG GCGATAAACAAAAGTTTATCCGCTTTCACTGGTGTCATTCAAGCGCTTGTATAG